The Bifidobacterium animalis subsp. animalis ATCC 25527 genome has a segment encoding these proteins:
- a CDS encoding pentapeptide repeat-containing protein, with translation MAAIRDTQPPRLPKLSMDRKGLIESRLSSLTAEDDQDSRRFFDQQASTVDMTAAALLNCEFRNLAIDTIIAERTHVNHVLTDSCRTALLDICSIGMENSIAVRCAFGAVQANAAKIIGMEIRGCRIDYLNCRDAICRDIMFRDCEIGELDGNGARLSRIAFTGTRIDVLTLQHAICTDVDLRGARLREIRNVDSLHGTTMSLAQITDLSAVFARSIGIRTQ, from the coding sequence ATGGCAGCCATTCGTGACACTCAGCCTCCCCGCCTTCCCAAATTATCGATGGACAGGAAAGGGCTCATTGAATCACGGCTCTCGTCGCTTACCGCCGAGGACGATCAGGATTCGCGCCGCTTCTTCGACCAGCAGGCCTCCACGGTCGACATGACCGCCGCTGCGTTGCTCAATTGCGAGTTCAGGAATCTCGCAATTGACACGATCATTGCCGAGCGCACGCATGTCAATCATGTGCTGACAGATTCCTGCCGCACTGCGTTGCTTGACATCTGCAGCATCGGCATGGAAAACAGCATTGCGGTCCGCTGCGCCTTCGGCGCCGTTCAGGCGAACGCGGCGAAGATCATTGGCATGGAGATTCGTGGATGCCGCATCGACTATCTCAATTGCAGGGATGCCATATGCCGTGACATCATGTTCCGCGATTGCGAGATAGGGGAGCTGGACGGCAACGGTGCCAGGCTCTCGCGCATCGCATTCACCGGGACACGAATAGACGTGCTCACCCTGCAGCATGCCATATGCACCGATGTGGATTTGCGTGGTGCGCGGCTACGGGAGATTCGCAATGTCGATTCACTGCATGGGACCACCATGTCTCTGGCACAGATCACCGACCTTTCCGCGGTGTTCGCACGAAGCATCGGCATCCGCACACAGTGA
- a CDS encoding pyridoxal phosphate-dependent aminotransferase → MKPINQTIAHLKPSGIRKYFDLANSMEGVISLGVGEPDFDTPWHISAKAVESFEDGHTHYTANRGLIALRKQIARYYHSCYGIDYDPQSEILVTVGGSEAVDLCCRTLISPGDEVIVLDPNYVAYEPAILMAGGVPVRIELTQDNDFKLLPEDLERAISDRTKAIILNFPSNPTGGVMTREDYERVVPILKESGIYVISDEIYSELLFEGEFCSPANFEQIRDQVLVINGFSKAFAMTGWRLGYVLSNADLSQQLTKVHQFVIMSAPTSAQYAAIEALEHGIADTESMRREYESRRNLICARLNRMGLTTNVPKGTFYVFTNITSSGLTSDEFCVRLLEEHKVAIVPGTAFGDSGEGFVRISYATSMENIKEACSRIEAFLESLYMPSEPVDSHHGSHS, encoded by the coding sequence ATGAAGCCGATCAACCAGACCATCGCGCATCTCAAACCGAGCGGCATTCGCAAATACTTCGATCTGGCGAACTCCATGGAGGGTGTGATCTCGCTCGGTGTGGGGGAGCCGGACTTCGACACACCGTGGCATATCAGTGCGAAAGCAGTGGAGTCCTTCGAAGACGGCCATACGCACTACACCGCGAACCGGGGACTCATCGCCCTGCGCAAGCAAATCGCAAGGTATTACCACAGCTGCTACGGCATCGACTACGACCCGCAATCCGAGATTCTCGTGACTGTCGGTGGTTCGGAAGCGGTGGATCTATGTTGCCGGACGTTGATCAGTCCTGGAGACGAGGTGATTGTGCTGGACCCGAACTATGTGGCTTACGAGCCGGCGATCTTGATGGCGGGTGGCGTGCCAGTGCGCATTGAGCTCACGCAAGACAACGATTTCAAATTACTGCCGGAGGACCTCGAACGCGCGATCAGCGACCGTACCAAGGCAATCATTCTCAACTTCCCGTCGAACCCAACCGGTGGCGTGATGACCCGCGAGGACTACGAGCGCGTGGTTCCAATCCTCAAGGAATCCGGAATCTACGTCATCTCCGACGAGATCTATTCCGAACTGCTGTTCGAGGGAGAATTCTGCTCACCTGCCAACTTCGAGCAGATTCGCGATCAGGTGCTCGTCATCAACGGCTTCTCGAAGGCCTTCGCCATGACCGGTTGGCGCCTCGGTTACGTGTTGAGCAACGCGGATCTGAGCCAACAGCTCACCAAAGTGCACCAGTTCGTCATCATGTCCGCACCCACATCGGCGCAGTATGCGGCGATTGAGGCGCTTGAACACGGCATTGCCGATACCGAGTCGATGCGCAGGGAATATGAATCACGGCGCAACCTCATCTGTGCCAGACTCAACCGTATGGGACTGACGACGAATGTACCGAAAGGCACGTTCTACGTGTTCACGAACATCACATCTTCAGGCCTCACCTCAGACGAGTTCTGCGTGCGCCTGCTGGAGGAACACAAGGTGGCCATCGTCCCCGGCACTGCCTTCGGCGATTCCGGGGAAGGCTTCGTACGCATCTCGTATGCAACGAGCATGGAGAACATCAAAGAAGCCTGCTCACGCATCGAGGCGTTCCTCGAATCATTGTATATGCCAAGTGAACCTGTGGACTCTCACCATGGCAGCCATTCGTGA
- a CDS encoding Lrp/AsnC family transcriptional regulator codes for MTEGNISANDQAILELLENDARLDARDLADILGEEAQEVQQAVRRMEEQKIICGYHTVINYNKVLRDERIMAFIEVDVSPMKDKGYDHTAALLAKYPEIDSLYLITGDNDFICLVQGKTMFEVCQFVADRIAVMENVQSTKTLFVLKQYKQSGVLTGAGRPNRAEDRLVVSY; via the coding sequence ATGACCGAGGGGAACATCAGCGCGAACGATCAGGCGATACTCGAGCTGCTCGAGAACGATGCCCGGCTCGATGCACGGGATCTGGCGGACATTCTGGGCGAGGAAGCACAAGAGGTGCAGCAGGCCGTCCGCCGCATGGAGGAGCAGAAGATCATCTGCGGTTACCATACGGTAATCAACTACAACAAGGTGCTGCGTGACGAGCGCATCATGGCGTTCATCGAGGTGGATGTCAGCCCGATGAAGGACAAGGGCTACGACCATACCGCGGCGTTGCTCGCCAAATACCCCGAGATTGATTCGCTTTACCTGATCACCGGCGACAACGACTTCATCTGCCTGGTGCAAGGCAAGACGATGTTCGAGGTGTGTCAATTCGTGGCCGATCGCATTGCCGTCATGGAGAACGTGCAAAGCACGAAAACATTGTTCGTGCTCAAGCAGTACAAACAATCCGGCGTACTCACGGGCGCCGGTCGGCCGAACCGTGCCGAGGACCGTCTGGTGGTGAGCTACTGA
- a CDS encoding aminotransferase class I/II-fold pyridoxal phosphate-dependent enzyme, with product MADFTTRLNQAMELRNIKQIDFVKAAQDHGVKLGRSHISQYVSGKTRPRRDIERFLAAVLRVNADWLAGESVPFDDDPETFAKIEHESPDGNFEHINRVEQNSSIQNSEHIEHNNELAKIEQEQDMEPAANNNVQDPSFPDVPSSVTPEPMSIGSRRVFTKSHKLDNVLYDVRGPVVNEAARMEAAGMHVMKLNIGNPAPFGFRTPDEVVYDMAQQLTDTEGYSASKGLFSARKAIMQYAQLKNLPNVGVEDIYTGNGVSELINLSMSALLDDGDEVLLPAPDYPLWTACVTLAGGKPVHYVCDEQSEWYPDIDDMRAKITDRTKAIVIINPNNPTGALYPTEVLQQIVELARQHQLMIFSDEIYDRLVMDGLTHTSIASLAPDLFCVTYSGLSKSHMIAGYRIGWMILSGNKSIAKDYIEGLDMLTNMRICSNVPAQSIVQTALGGHQSVNDYLVPGGRIYEQREYIYNALNSIDGITAVKPKAAFYIFPKIDAKKFNIRNDEQFALDLLHDEKLLIVQGTGFNWKDPDHFRVVYLPRVEVLKGAVDKMTHFFSHYRQ from the coding sequence ATGGCCGATTTCACCACGCGCCTCAATCAGGCGATGGAGTTGCGCAACATCAAGCAGATCGACTTCGTCAAAGCGGCGCAGGACCATGGCGTCAAGCTGGGGCGCAGCCACATCAGTCAATATGTGAGCGGCAAAACAAGACCGCGCCGCGATATTGAGCGATTCCTCGCGGCTGTATTGCGGGTGAACGCGGATTGGCTGGCAGGCGAGAGCGTGCCGTTCGATGATGATCCTGAAACCTTCGCAAAGATTGAACACGAGAGCCCAGACGGCAATTTTGAACATATCAATAGAGTTGAACAGAATAGTTCAATTCAGAATTCTGAACATATTGAACATAATAATGAACTCGCTAAAATTGAACAGGAGCAAGACATGGAACCGGCAGCGAACAATAATGTACAGGACCCCTCGTTCCCTGATGTGCCATCAAGTGTCACGCCGGAACCCATGAGCATCGGATCGCGGCGGGTCTTCACCAAGTCACATAAACTGGACAACGTGCTCTATGACGTACGCGGACCGGTGGTCAACGAGGCGGCGCGCATGGAAGCAGCCGGCATGCATGTGATGAAACTCAACATAGGCAATCCAGCCCCATTCGGATTCCGTACACCGGACGAAGTCGTCTATGACATGGCACAACAGCTCACCGATACGGAGGGGTATTCGGCGTCAAAGGGACTCTTCTCGGCCCGTAAGGCGATCATGCAGTACGCTCAGCTCAAGAACCTGCCGAATGTGGGAGTAGAAGACATCTACACTGGCAACGGTGTGAGCGAGCTCATCAATCTCAGCATGAGTGCGTTGTTGGACGACGGAGACGAAGTGCTGCTACCGGCCCCCGACTACCCGTTGTGGACGGCATGCGTCACCCTGGCAGGAGGGAAACCGGTGCATTACGTCTGCGACGAACAGTCGGAGTGGTATCCGGACATCGACGATATGCGTGCCAAGATCACCGATCGCACCAAGGCAATCGTCATCATCAACCCGAACAATCCGACAGGCGCGCTCTATCCGACCGAGGTGCTGCAGCAGATCGTCGAACTGGCACGGCAGCATCAGCTCATGATCTTCTCCGACGAGATCTATGACCGCCTCGTCATGGATGGGCTCACCCACACGTCAATCGCCTCCCTCGCACCGGACCTGTTCTGCGTGACCTATAGCGGTTTGTCGAAGTCTCATATGATCGCCGGGTACCGCATCGGCTGGATGATTCTGTCAGGCAACAAGTCGATCGCGAAGGATTACATCGAAGGCCTTGACATGCTCACGAACATGCGCATCTGCTCGAACGTACCCGCCCAATCGATCGTGCAGACGGCATTGGGAGGTCATCAGAGTGTCAACGACTACCTCGTTCCGGGGGGCCGTATATACGAACAGCGTGAATACATCTACAACGCGCTGAACTCAATCGATGGCATCACGGCGGTCAAACCGAAGGCGGCCTTCTACATCTTCCCGAAAATCGATGCGAAGAAATTCAACATTCGCAACGACGAGCAATTCGCGCTCGATCTGCTGCACGACGAGAAACTGCTCATCGTGCAGGGCACCGGTTTCAATTGGAAGGACCCGGATCATTTCCGTGTGGTCTACCTGCCGCGCGTCGAGGTGCTCAAAGGCGCCGTCGACAAAATGACGCACTTCTTCAGCCACTATCGCCAATAG
- a CDS encoding HAD hydrolase family protein, producing the protein MTEPFIVADLDGTLLHDGKTFEQRALSDYTIRTVDTLHRNHVPFVVATARPVSTGLDMVRRLHADACIYLNGALIDFHPATSDYAMLTGTKSAPNGQLLKIGFSSDYACEVCRSITHVIPDIEIGIVMDDVRYTNFDVSKYWKTQTWRFTDFADVPEGTADKIIIFPTNEQTPLLSTLLPDELSLNISEGSLWMLMDPHANKQYTMELLCDRWNIDLNNVVAFGDDIIDIDMMQRAGTGVAVANSNPKVLNIADEVCASNNDDGVAKWIEHRILIN; encoded by the coding sequence TTGACGGAACCATTCATTGTCGCCGATCTGGACGGCACATTGCTCCATGACGGCAAGACCTTCGAACAACGCGCATTGTCGGACTATACGATTCGCACTGTTGACACATTGCATCGCAACCATGTTCCGTTTGTCGTGGCCACCGCGCGCCCAGTCAGCACAGGTCTCGACATGGTACGCCGATTGCATGCCGATGCATGCATCTATCTCAATGGTGCACTCATCGACTTCCATCCAGCGACCTCTGATTACGCGATGCTCACCGGAACCAAATCTGCTCCCAACGGGCAACTGTTGAAAATAGGTTTCTCTTCAGATTATGCCTGCGAGGTGTGCCGATCAATCACGCATGTGATTCCCGACATCGAGATAGGCATCGTCATGGATGACGTACGATATACGAATTTCGACGTATCCAAGTACTGGAAGACACAGACGTGGCGATTCACTGATTTCGCCGATGTCCCAGAGGGCACCGCAGACAAGATCATCATCTTCCCAACCAACGAACAGACTCCGTTGCTCAGCACATTGCTTCCTGACGAACTGTCGCTCAACATCAGCGAGGGAAGTCTGTGGATGCTCATGGATCCACATGCGAACAAACAGTACACCATGGAACTGCTGTGCGACCGCTGGAACATCGATTTGAACAATGTGGTCGCATTTGGCGATGACATCATCGACATTGACATGATGCAGCGTGCGGGAACCGGAGTGGCCGTCGCCAATTCGAATCCGAAAGTATTGAACATAGCCGATGAGGTATGCGCTTCGAATAACGATGACGGCGTGGCGAAATGGATTGAACATCGCATACTCATAAACTGA
- the secG gene encoding preprotein translocase subunit SecG, translating into MTVVKLILQIVLVVLSLLLTLLILMHKGKGGGLSDMFGGGLTQNAGSSGVAEKNLNRWTVIIALIWVAIIIALGLFTKFGIA; encoded by the coding sequence GTGACTGTAGTCAAGCTGATTCTGCAGATTGTGCTGGTTGTGCTCAGTCTGCTGCTTACCCTGCTCATCCTCATGCACAAAGGCAAGGGCGGCGGCCTGTCCGACATGTTCGGCGGCGGCCTTACGCAGAACGCCGGTTCCTCTGGCGTTGCCGAGAAGAATCTGAACCGTTGGACTGTGATCATCGCACTCATCTGGGTTGCCATCATCATTGCGCTCGGACTGTTCACCAAGTTCGGTATCGCCTGA
- the tpiA gene encoding triose-phosphate isomerase encodes MASTRRIPMVAGNWKMNFDHLEATGFVRAFSKNLKRCHFDFNRCEVALFPSFTSIRSVQVMVESEHLRIRYGAQAVSVTSQGAFTGDVSADMLAHLGCSYVIVGHSERRKYHPEDDANIVDQVRAVLAAGMQPILCVGESLEERRKGIELEFAVGQVHDVTRDLSDGEASKLIIAYEPVWAIGTGMVATPQTAQDAAHAFRVDLAKSFGDHVAQTVRVLYGGSVSSKNCVELIEEPDVDGFLIGGAALDVDELTTICRKTIATTSSHDNG; translated from the coding sequence ATGGCATCGACACGACGCATCCCCATGGTTGCGGGCAATTGGAAGATGAACTTCGATCATCTTGAGGCAACCGGGTTCGTCCGGGCATTCTCCAAGAACCTCAAACGATGCCATTTTGACTTCAACCGTTGCGAAGTGGCGCTCTTCCCGTCATTCACCTCGATTCGCAGCGTTCAGGTGATGGTGGAATCCGAACACTTGCGCATCAGATACGGGGCCCAGGCCGTTTCGGTCACGTCACAGGGGGCGTTCACCGGTGACGTCTCTGCGGACATGCTCGCGCATCTGGGTTGCAGCTATGTGATTGTAGGCCATTCGGAACGGCGCAAATACCATCCGGAGGACGATGCGAACATCGTCGATCAGGTACGAGCGGTGCTTGCCGCCGGCATGCAGCCGATCCTATGCGTCGGCGAGAGTCTGGAGGAGAGACGCAAGGGCATTGAACTTGAGTTTGCCGTCGGCCAGGTGCATGACGTGACACGCGACCTTTCTGATGGGGAGGCATCAAAACTCATCATCGCCTATGAACCCGTCTGGGCGATTGGCACGGGCATGGTTGCCACCCCGCAGACAGCGCAGGACGCCGCCCATGCCTTCCGCGTGGATCTGGCGAAATCATTTGGCGACCATGTGGCGCAGACCGTGCGTGTACTGTATGGAGGCTCGGTGTCTTCGAAGAACTGTGTGGAGCTGATTGAGGAGCCAGACGTCGACGGCTTCCTCATCGGAGGTGCCGCCCTCGACGTCGATGAGCTCACCACAATCTGCAGGAAGACGATTGCGACAACATCTTCACATGATAATGGTTGA
- a CDS encoding phosphoglycerate kinase yields the protein MKTLKDLGDLKGKRVLVRADFNVPLDGTTITDDGRIKAALPTIEALRKEGAKVILMAHLGRPKGKVVPELSLAPVAARLSELLGVPVVLASDTYGEDAQAKVAAMKDGDVVLLENVRFNPEETSKDEAERAAYAKKLAALGDVFVSDGFGVVHRAQGSDYDVAADLPAAAGLLVEKEVNALSKATEDPERPFTVVLGGSKVSDKLGVIENLLDKADRLVIGGGMVFTFLKAKGYEVGTSLLEEDMIDQVKGYIETADKNGVELVLPVDIVVNKGFPAGDTPVDPKVVPADQIPSDMMGLDIGPESCKLFHDKIVDSKTVVWNGPMGVFEVPAFAAGTKAVAQALVDATEHGAFTIVGGGDSAAAVRQLGFPEDGFSHISTGGGASLEFLEGKELPGLKVLE from the coding sequence ATGAAGACACTCAAGGATCTTGGAGATCTGAAGGGCAAGCGCGTTCTGGTTCGCGCAGATTTCAACGTTCCGTTGGATGGGACTACGATCACCGACGATGGTCGTATCAAGGCGGCGCTGCCTACCATCGAAGCTCTGCGCAAGGAAGGCGCCAAGGTCATTCTCATGGCTCATCTTGGTCGCCCGAAGGGCAAGGTCGTTCCGGAGCTTTCTCTGGCTCCCGTGGCTGCACGCTTGAGCGAACTTCTCGGCGTTCCTGTGGTTCTCGCCTCCGACACCTATGGCGAGGACGCCCAGGCCAAGGTAGCCGCCATGAAGGATGGCGATGTTGTGCTGCTGGAAAACGTTCGTTTCAACCCTGAGGAGACCAGCAAGGACGAGGCCGAGCGTGCCGCATACGCCAAGAAGCTTGCGGCTCTGGGCGATGTGTTCGTCTCCGACGGCTTTGGTGTGGTTCATCGCGCACAAGGTTCCGATTACGATGTCGCTGCCGACCTGCCGGCCGCCGCTGGCTTGCTGGTGGAGAAGGAAGTCAACGCCCTCTCCAAGGCGACCGAGGATCCGGAGCGTCCGTTCACCGTTGTGCTCGGTGGCTCCAAGGTCTCCGATAAGCTCGGAGTGATCGAGAATCTGCTCGACAAGGCCGATCGTCTCGTCATTGGCGGCGGCATGGTGTTCACCTTCCTCAAGGCCAAGGGTTACGAAGTCGGTACCTCCCTGCTGGAGGAGGATATGATCGACCAGGTCAAGGGCTACATCGAAACCGCCGACAAGAACGGCGTCGAACTGGTGCTTCCCGTTGATATCGTCGTGAACAAGGGCTTCCCGGCTGGTGACACTCCGGTCGATCCGAAGGTGGTTCCCGCCGATCAGATTCCGTCTGACATGATGGGCCTCGACATCGGACCTGAGTCGTGCAAGCTGTTCCACGACAAGATCGTCGATTCCAAGACGGTCGTATGGAACGGCCCTATGGGCGTCTTCGAGGTTCCTGCCTTCGCGGCAGGCACCAAGGCCGTCGCCCAGGCTCTGGTGGATGCCACCGAACATGGTGCCTTCACCATCGTCGGCGGTGGTGATTCCGCTGCGGCCGTGCGTCAGCTCGGATTCCCCGAAGATGGCTTCTCGCACATCTCCACGGGTGGCGGCGCCTCCCTCGAATTCCTCGAGGGCAAGGAGCTTCCGGGCCTCAAGGTCCTCGAGTAG
- the whiA gene encoding DNA-binding protein WhiA, producing MALLDEVKSELSNIDGGSPAVQKAQVTSMLYFGRGFRKVQRESSTQIIVQPQFDSMEAAHWLQETIESLYKIPAALKSVDVKTPHGSMRRYAVDVGARAGFALAVRTGMIDPRLNRIVRGLPTDLSNGNIAQIKGVWRGAFMSAGVLSDPDKPSALEIICPNEETADSLIAMGQRLGIRAAKHTVRSSVRVHLSDPDAIERLLTMMGASSTVRDWTGKRPDTESHHRANRLANFDDANMRRSAKAAAEAVVKVQHAFDVLGDDIPQNLRAAGQLRIDHPDFSLEELGRAARPQISKDAVAGRIRRLLQRAEKAEQDAAMA from the coding sequence TTGGCGCTTCTCGATGAGGTCAAAAGCGAGTTGTCGAACATCGATGGGGGATCCCCGGCGGTGCAGAAGGCACAGGTGACGTCGATGCTGTACTTCGGCCGAGGATTCCGCAAGGTGCAGCGTGAATCCTCGACGCAGATCATCGTCCAACCACAATTCGACTCCATGGAAGCCGCCCACTGGCTCCAGGAAACAATCGAGAGCCTGTATAAAATCCCAGCCGCCCTCAAATCCGTCGATGTGAAGACCCCTCATGGCTCCATGCGTCGATATGCCGTGGACGTCGGCGCACGCGCCGGTTTCGCATTGGCGGTGCGCACCGGCATGATAGACCCACGGCTCAACCGTATCGTCCGCGGACTGCCAACGGATCTGTCCAACGGCAACATTGCCCAAATCAAGGGTGTGTGGCGTGGTGCCTTCATGTCTGCTGGTGTGCTTTCGGATCCCGACAAACCTAGCGCGCTTGAGATTATCTGCCCGAACGAGGAGACAGCGGATTCGCTCATCGCCATGGGTCAGCGCCTCGGCATACGAGCCGCAAAGCATACGGTGCGCAGTTCCGTACGCGTCCATCTCTCCGACCCGGATGCCATCGAACGGCTCCTCACGATGATGGGAGCCTCAAGCACGGTACGCGATTGGACCGGCAAGAGACCCGACACCGAATCACACCATCGCGCCAACCGACTGGCAAACTTCGATGACGCGAATATGCGCCGCAGCGCGAAAGCCGCCGCAGAGGCCGTGGTGAAAGTGCAGCATGCATTCGATGTGCTCGGAGACGATATTCCGCAGAATCTTCGTGCCGCCGGGCAATTGCGCATCGATCACCCCGATTTCTCCTTGGAGGAGCTCGGACGAGCCGCCCGCCCGCAGATCAGCAAGGACGCGGTGGCGGGCCGTATCCGTCGTCTGCTGCAACGGGCAGAGAAAGCGGAGCAGGACGCCGCAATGGCGTAA
- the rapZ gene encoding RNase adapter RapZ: MQSAHNEQRGVESESAHASSPAEGFEVLLITGMSGAGRSHAAHSIEDMGWYVVDNMPPKLLEPMVDMMTASKSGFHKLAAVIDVRSRDYFMDLSSVLSHLDDLGLKTRILFLDADDNVLVKRFESVRRPHPLQQGNRLIDGIHEERKLLENLEERADIVINTSKLSIHQLSTKLYEALTGNGPTTVSVHIFSFGFKYGIPIDADFVADVRFLPNPYWVPQLRELNGHDAPVSEYVLSNDKATQFLDAYEKAIEIAIQGYAQEDKHYVTIAIGCTGGQHRSVAMSEALASRLRSHGLSVSVSARELDRKTQ; this comes from the coding sequence ATGCAATCCGCACACAATGAACAAAGAGGCGTGGAGTCGGAATCCGCACACGCCTCCTCTCCAGCAGAAGGCTTCGAAGTGCTGCTCATCACCGGCATGAGTGGTGCAGGTCGCTCGCATGCAGCCCATAGCATAGAGGATATGGGATGGTATGTGGTGGACAATATGCCACCCAAACTCCTCGAACCCATGGTGGACATGATGACCGCGTCAAAATCCGGGTTCCATAAGCTTGCAGCAGTGATCGACGTGCGCTCCCGCGACTATTTCATGGACCTGAGTTCGGTGCTCTCGCATCTGGATGATCTGGGCCTCAAAACGCGCATCCTCTTCCTGGATGCCGATGACAACGTACTGGTCAAGCGATTCGAATCCGTCCGCCGGCCGCACCCTTTGCAGCAGGGTAACCGTCTTATAGACGGCATCCACGAGGAACGGAAGCTGCTCGAGAACCTCGAGGAACGTGCCGACATCGTGATCAACACCTCGAAGCTGAGCATCCACCAGCTCTCCACCAAGCTTTACGAGGCTTTGACAGGCAACGGACCTACAACCGTTTCCGTGCACATCTTCAGTTTCGGTTTCAAGTACGGCATACCGATCGATGCCGATTTCGTGGCCGATGTGCGATTCCTGCCCAATCCCTACTGGGTGCCACAGCTACGCGAGCTCAACGGGCATGATGCACCGGTGAGTGAATACGTGCTGTCGAATGACAAGGCCACACAGTTCCTCGATGCCTATGAGAAGGCCATCGAAATAGCGATCCAAGGCTATGCACAGGAGGACAAGCATTATGTGACGATCGCAATCGGTTGCACCGGCGGCCAGCATCGTTCCGTGGCGATGAGCGAGGCATTGGCATCAAGATTGCGGTCGCATGGTCTCTCGGTCTCCGTCTCGGCCCGAGAGTTGGATCGGAAAACCCAATGA
- a CDS encoding shikimate dehydrogenase: MDEMQRCAVLGKPIAHSLSPVLHEAAYRALGLGQWSYTKQEVAESELPSFLGSLDPSWRGLSLTMPLKRTIAPFGIARNQWARELGVANTVVFDWDSPSTSEGQDLPAMALYNTDVYGIVRAFHDAFRTHGMTLPAQPNAVILGNGNTATSALAGCITMGCSQVTVAARHPDRSTALIDLGAAHGVTVRSIPLEDCLPALEQCDIAISTIPGTGADVVARRFAEHAQPIHGALLDVVYDPRPTELMVAWRDRGGLAVGGERMLLHQAVAQVLLMTGTIGGDDVDDALNNPPQTGTLEQAMWEALEKEL, from the coding sequence ATGGATGAGATGCAACGATGTGCGGTATTAGGCAAACCAATCGCGCATTCGCTGTCGCCGGTGTTGCATGAGGCGGCGTATCGAGCGCTTGGTCTTGGGCAATGGTCGTATACGAAGCAGGAAGTGGCTGAAAGCGAGCTTCCCTCATTCCTTGGCTCACTGGACCCCTCCTGGCGAGGCTTGAGCCTGACGATGCCGCTCAAACGCACCATCGCCCCCTTCGGCATTGCACGGAACCAATGGGCACGGGAGCTTGGCGTCGCCAACACCGTCGTATTCGATTGGGATTCCCCCTCCACTTCTGAGGGTCAGGATCTTCCGGCCATGGCACTCTACAATACTGATGTCTATGGTATCGTGCGTGCTTTCCATGACGCCTTTCGCACCCATGGCATGACGTTGCCAGCTCAGCCAAACGCAGTCATACTCGGCAACGGTAACACCGCGACTTCGGCATTGGCGGGGTGCATCACGATGGGCTGTTCCCAGGTCACCGTCGCCGCGCGGCACCCGGATCGCAGCACGGCACTGATCGACCTGGGTGCCGCGCATGGTGTGACGGTTCGTAGCATCCCATTGGAGGATTGCCTTCCGGCACTGGAACAATGCGACATCGCGATCAGTACGATTCCCGGGACGGGCGCCGATGTGGTTGCCCGGCGTTTCGCGGAACATGCACAGCCCATCCATGGAGCACTGCTCGATGTCGTATATGATCCCCGCCCAACCGAACTCATGGTAGCTTGGCGCGATCGTGGCGGTCTCGCCGTAGGAGGAGAGCGAATGCTGCTGCATCAGGCCGTGGCGCAAGTGTTGCTGATGACGGGAACAATCGGGGGAGACGATGTGGACGATGCCCTGAATAATCCACCCCAAACCGGTACACTGGAACAGGCCATGTGGGAAGCGTTGGAGAAGGAGCTGTGA